Proteins encoded in a region of the Pseudomonas putida genome:
- a CDS encoding aldehyde dehydrogenase family protein: protein MIYAQPGTPGAVVSFKPRYGNFINGEFVPPLAGQYFTNSSPVNGQPIAEFPRSTAQDIDRALDAAHAAAQAWGKTSVQDRALMLLKIADRIEQNLEVLAVTESWDNGKAVRETLNADVPLAADHFRYFAGCIRAQEGGAAEINEGTVAYHIHEPLGVVGQIIPWNFPLLMAAWKLAPALAAGNCVVLKPAEQTPLSITIFAELIADLLPAGVLNIVQGFGREAGEALATSKRIAKIAFTGSTPVGSHIMKCAAENIIPSTVELGGKSPNIFFEDIMQAEPAFIEKAAEGLVLAFFNQGEVCTCPSRALIQESIYEPFMAEVMKKIAKITRGNPLDTETMVGAQASEQQYDKILSYLQVAKEEGAQLLTGGSAERLQGDLASGYYIQPTLLKGNNTMRVFQEEIFGPVVGVTTFKDEAEALAIANDTEFGLGAGLWTRDINRAYRMGRGIKAGRVWTNCYHLYPAHAAFGGYKKSGVGRETHKMMLDHYQQTKNLLVSYDINPLGFF, encoded by the coding sequence ATGATCTACGCACAACCCGGAACTCCAGGTGCCGTCGTGTCCTTCAAACCACGCTACGGCAACTTCATCAATGGCGAGTTCGTGCCGCCGCTGGCTGGCCAATACTTCACCAACAGTTCGCCGGTCAATGGCCAGCCGATTGCCGAATTCCCGCGCTCCACTGCCCAGGACATCGACCGCGCCCTGGACGCCGCGCATGCCGCCGCTCAAGCCTGGGGCAAGACCTCGGTGCAAGACCGCGCCCTGATGCTGCTGAAAATCGCCGACCGCATCGAACAGAACCTGGAAGTGCTGGCCGTCACCGAAAGCTGGGACAACGGCAAGGCCGTGCGCGAAACCTTGAATGCCGACGTGCCGCTGGCGGCGGACCACTTCCGTTACTTCGCCGGTTGCATCCGTGCCCAGGAAGGTGGTGCCGCCGAGATCAACGAAGGCACCGTGGCCTATCACATCCATGAGCCGTTGGGCGTGGTCGGGCAGATCATCCCGTGGAACTTCCCGCTGCTGATGGCCGCCTGGAAGCTTGCCCCGGCGCTGGCCGCCGGCAACTGCGTGGTGCTCAAGCCGGCTGAGCAAACGCCCCTGTCGATCACCATTTTCGCCGAGCTGATCGCCGATTTGTTACCGGCCGGTGTGCTGAACATCGTCCAGGGCTTTGGCCGCGAGGCTGGCGAGGCCCTGGCTACCAGCAAGCGCATTGCCAAGATCGCCTTCACCGGCTCCACCCCGGTGGGTTCGCACATCATGAAGTGCGCGGCCGAGAACATCATCCCGTCCACCGTCGAGCTGGGCGGCAAGTCGCCGAACATCTTCTTCGAAGACATCATGCAGGCCGAGCCCGCGTTCATCGAAAAGGCCGCCGAAGGCCTGGTGCTGGCGTTCTTCAACCAGGGCGAGGTATGCACCTGCCCGTCGCGGGCGCTGATCCAGGAATCGATCTACGAGCCGTTCATGGCCGAGGTGATGAAGAAAATCGCCAAGATCACACGTGGCAACCCGCTGGATACCGAGACCATGGTCGGTGCCCAGGCTTCCGAGCAACAGTACGACAAGATCCTTTCGTACCTGCAGGTTGCCAAGGAGGAGGGCGCGCAGCTGCTGACTGGCGGCAGTGCCGAGCGGCTGCAGGGCGACCTGGCAAGCGGTTACTACATCCAGCCGACCCTGTTGAAGGGCAACAACACGATGCGCGTGTTCCAGGAAGAAATCTTCGGCCCGGTGGTGGGCGTGACCACCTTCAAGGACGAAGCTGAAGCGCTGGCGATCGCCAACGACACCGAATTCGGCTTGGGCGCCGGTCTGTGGACCCGCGACATCAACCGCGCCTACCGCATGGGCCGGGGGATCAAGGCCGGGCGGGTATGGACCAACTGCTATCACCTGTATCCGGCGCATGCAGCGTTTGGTGGCTACAAGAAGTCGGGTGTTGGCCGTGAGACCCACAAGATGATGCTCGACCATTATCAGCAGACCAAGAACCTGCTGGTGAGCTACGACATCAACCCGTTGGGCTTCTTCTAA
- the pqqD gene encoding pyrroloquinoline quinone biosynthesis peptide chaperone PqqD — translation MKLIDREHTLALGKGFRLHWEPLQACHVLLYPGGIIELNASAGWVLELLDGQRSVAAIIDRLARRFPSAAGLEEDVLAFLEVARAKAWVE, via the coding sequence GTGAAGCTGATCGATCGCGAGCACACACTGGCTTTGGGCAAAGGTTTCCGCCTGCACTGGGAGCCGCTGCAGGCTTGCCATGTGCTGCTGTACCCCGGAGGCATCATCGAGCTCAACGCCAGTGCCGGTTGGGTACTGGAGCTGCTGGACGGCCAGCGTAGCGTGGCTGCCATCATAGATCGCCTGGCAAGACGCTTCCCCAGCGCAGCAGGGCTCGAAGAGGACGTGCTGGCGTTCCTGGAGGTGGCCCGCGCCAAGGCCTGGGTCGAATGA
- a CDS encoding NahK/ErcS family hybrid sensor histidine kinase/response regulator, giving the protein MARPSDEQQRALAGLLGLGDHSARKSHYPELSARLDELEAERNRYKWLFENAVHGIFQASLQDGMRAANPALARMLGYDDPQAVLFSLTDLAAHLFDGGTEELQAITAILAREHSLHGYETRLRRKDGSHLDVLMNLLLKPGQEGIVEGFVADITERKLAQQRLQQLNDELEQRVAARTDELLEARDAAEAANRSKDKYLAAASHDLLQPLNAARLLISTLRERPLPEAEHVLVERTHQALEGAEDLLTDLLDISRLDQAAVKPDVAVYRLDELFAPLVSEFSSVADAAGLKLHARIADYAICTDLRLLTRILRNFLSNACRYTDQGRILLGARRRGGHLRLEVWDSGRGIAQDRLQAIFLEFNQLDVGRAADRKGVGLGLAIVERIAKILGYRIEVRSWPGRGSMFSIEVPLGKAAPLAAHQAVPLPSVGNPLPGRRLLVLDNEVSILESMGALLGQWGCEVVTATDQEGALQALQERAPELILADFHLDHGVVGCEVVRHLREHFAAPIPAVIITADRSDQCRRALHKLGAPLLNKPVKPGKLRAVLSQLLG; this is encoded by the coding sequence ATGGCGAGGCCCTCTGACGAGCAGCAACGGGCGCTGGCCGGGCTGCTGGGGCTGGGCGACCACTCGGCGCGCAAAAGCCACTACCCGGAACTTTCCGCCCGTCTGGACGAACTGGAGGCCGAACGCAACCGCTACAAGTGGCTGTTCGAAAACGCCGTGCACGGGATTTTCCAGGCCAGCCTGCAGGACGGCATGCGTGCCGCCAACCCGGCGCTGGCGCGCATGCTCGGTTACGACGACCCGCAAGCGGTATTGTTTTCCCTGACTGACTTGGCCGCACACCTGTTTGACGGCGGCACCGAGGAGTTGCAGGCCATTACCGCTATCCTCGCCCGCGAGCACAGCCTGCATGGCTACGAAACCCGTTTGCGGCGCAAGGACGGCAGCCACCTCGATGTGCTGATGAACCTGCTGCTCAAGCCCGGCCAGGAGGGCATAGTAGAGGGGTTTGTCGCCGACATCACCGAACGCAAACTGGCCCAGCAGCGCCTGCAACAGCTCAATGACGAACTGGAGCAGCGGGTTGCTGCGCGTACCGATGAATTACTGGAGGCGCGTGATGCCGCAGAGGCGGCCAACCGCAGCAAGGACAAATACCTCGCCGCCGCCAGCCATGACCTGCTGCAACCGCTGAACGCTGCGCGCCTGCTGATCTCCACCTTGCGCGAGCGGCCGTTGCCAGAGGCCGAGCATGTGTTGGTGGAGCGCACCCACCAGGCCCTGGAAGGCGCCGAAGACCTGCTGACCGACCTGCTGGACATTTCTCGGCTCGACCAGGCGGCGGTCAAGCCGGACGTAGCCGTGTACCGCTTGGATGAGCTGTTCGCGCCGCTGGTCTCGGAGTTCAGCTCGGTCGCCGATGCTGCAGGCCTGAAGCTGCATGCGCGCATAGCCGACTATGCCATCTGCACTGACCTGCGGTTGCTGACACGTATCCTGCGCAACTTCCTCAGCAACGCGTGCCGGTACACCGACCAGGGGCGGATCCTGCTCGGCGCGAGGCGCCGCGGCGGCCATTTGCGGCTGGAGGTGTGGGATTCCGGGCGGGGCATTGCGCAGGATCGGCTGCAGGCCATTTTTCTCGAATTCAACCAGCTGGACGTTGGCCGCGCGGCGGATCGCAAGGGCGTGGGCCTGGGGTTGGCGATCGTAGAACGGATCGCCAAGATTCTCGGCTATCGGATCGAAGTGCGTTCGTGGCCTGGGCGTGGCTCGATGTTCAGCATCGAAGTGCCGCTTGGTAAAGCGGCGCCCCTGGCCGCTCACCAGGCCGTGCCGCTGCCAAGCGTCGGCAACCCGCTGCCGGGCCGCCGCCTGTTGGTGCTGGACAATGAGGTGAGCATCCTTGAAAGCATGGGCGCGCTGCTAGGGCAGTGGGGCTGTGAAGTGGTAACCGCAACCGACCAGGAAGGCGCCTTGCAGGCCTTGCAAGAGCGCGCTCCAGAGCTGATCCTGGCGGATTTCCACCTGGACCATGGTGTGGTGGGCTGCGAGGTGGTCAGGCACTTGCGTGAGCACTTTGCCGCGCCGATACCGGCGGTGATCATCACCGCCGACCGCAGCGATCAATGCCGGCGGGCCTTGCACAAGCTTGGCGCACCATTGCTGAACAAACCGGTAAAACCGGGGAAGTTGCGCGCGGTGTTGAGCCAGTTGCTGGGGTAA
- the pqqA gene encoding pyrroloquinoline quinone precursor peptide PqqA, translated as MWNKPAYTDLRIGFEVTMYFANR; from the coding sequence ATGTGGAATAAACCCGCTTACACCGACTTGCGCATTGGCTTCGAAGTGACGATGTATTTCGCCAATCGCTGA
- a CDS encoding PD-(D/E)XK nuclease family protein: MVQAQTRTLAATWLSRTLPQGRQTLLVATADGACLDSHLAGANQARHGLSGSSILRPALQVLPLTMELLWAPLNYPVLLQFLTHPINPVRLFARRQLAAKISSMPGIVGAEWDRLLERISAYYGPDAPSVRTSIEHWLEAPTFSPDTGAPLNEVQVRVQRLQAFFQLRLGHQDPAQRQAAQAGHGQCQAALQALAALEQQGVEFLRPRQLQQVVEQATANGSDNPLLAAQAGAYLTVTRPGAAIEPADTVTWWNLAMPALPARSPWSRAESRQWADLGVALPDSTAQLAQAAQDWLRPVLAARQQLTLVLAPPQEEPHPLWQLIETVVSQPHVHALEDLMLAPGPLCQAQTLHALPLRKRWWKLPAGTPLAAPEKASYTSLNLLLFNPYHWLLQYGARIQASNSPSLSDSYRLNGALAHRLAERFFNVPDALTMSTDAFDTWFATHFEQVVLEEGAVLLMRGRGADLATLRHRVRRAMIQLRSHFARANVVAVTTEQPLAGTFVGGALAGSADLVVTTANELRAVVDMKWAGGKKYPDQLQANRHLQLAIYAELLQQQTGSVPSVAYFILEPARLLTPDDRVFADAQQVPANPQATPASCGRPSSKPGNGGKGSLPMATSSWHW, translated from the coding sequence GTGGTTCAGGCGCAGACCCGAACGCTGGCCGCTACCTGGCTCAGCCGCACATTGCCCCAAGGCCGGCAGACGCTGCTGGTGGCCACTGCCGACGGCGCCTGCCTGGACAGCCACCTGGCAGGTGCGAACCAGGCCCGGCATGGCCTTTCTGGCAGCAGCATTCTGCGGCCGGCCTTGCAAGTCTTGCCGCTGACGATGGAATTGCTCTGGGCACCGCTGAATTACCCGGTGCTTCTGCAGTTCCTGACCCATCCGATCAACCCCGTTCGGCTGTTTGCCCGCCGCCAGCTGGCAGCCAAGATATCCAGCATGCCCGGCATTGTCGGGGCCGAATGGGACAGGCTGCTCGAACGCATCAGCGCGTACTACGGCCCTGACGCGCCAAGTGTTCGCACGTCTATCGAACATTGGCTCGAAGCACCCACGTTTTCCCCTGACACGGGTGCTCCGCTGAACGAAGTGCAGGTGCGCGTTCAGCGCTTGCAAGCGTTCTTTCAGCTGCGCCTGGGGCACCAGGACCCAGCACAGCGCCAGGCAGCGCAGGCCGGCCATGGCCAATGTCAGGCAGCGCTGCAGGCACTGGCCGCCCTCGAGCAGCAAGGTGTCGAGTTCCTGCGCCCACGGCAGTTGCAGCAGGTTGTCGAGCAAGCGACTGCAAACGGTTCGGACAACCCGCTGCTGGCGGCACAGGCCGGCGCCTACCTGACCGTCACTCGCCCGGGTGCAGCCATCGAACCGGCCGACACTGTGACATGGTGGAACCTGGCCATGCCGGCGTTGCCGGCACGCTCCCCGTGGTCCAGAGCTGAAAGCCGCCAATGGGCAGACCTGGGTGTCGCCTTGCCCGACAGCACCGCGCAACTGGCTCAGGCAGCCCAGGACTGGCTGCGTCCCGTCCTGGCAGCACGGCAGCAGTTGACACTGGTGCTGGCGCCGCCCCAGGAAGAGCCCCACCCGCTCTGGCAGTTGATCGAAACGGTCGTCAGCCAGCCGCACGTGCACGCATTGGAGGACCTCATGCTCGCGCCAGGGCCGTTGTGCCAGGCACAAACCCTGCACGCGCTGCCGCTACGCAAACGCTGGTGGAAGCTGCCTGCCGGCACCCCACTGGCTGCGCCAGAGAAGGCTTCGTATACAAGCCTTAACCTGTTGCTGTTCAACCCTTACCACTGGCTGCTGCAGTACGGTGCCAGGATCCAGGCCAGCAACAGCCCCAGCTTGAGCGACAGCTATCGACTGAATGGCGCGCTCGCACACCGCCTGGCCGAGCGCTTTTTCAACGTGCCGGACGCGCTGACGATGTCCACTGACGCGTTCGATACCTGGTTCGCCACGCACTTCGAGCAGGTGGTGCTCGAGGAAGGGGCGGTCCTGCTGATGCGCGGCCGTGGCGCCGATCTGGCAACACTGCGCCACCGCGTACGTCGCGCAATGATCCAGCTGCGCAGCCACTTCGCACGGGCCAATGTCGTGGCTGTCACCACTGAGCAGCCACTGGCCGGCACCTTCGTGGGCGGTGCGCTGGCAGGCTCGGCAGACCTGGTAGTGACCACCGCAAACGAACTGCGTGCGGTCGTCGACATGAAGTGGGCCGGTGGCAAGAAGTACCCCGACCAACTTCAGGCCAACCGCCATCTGCAACTGGCGATCTATGCCGAACTGCTGCAGCAGCAGACCGGCTCGGTGCCATCCGTGGCGTATTTCATTCTGGAGCCTGCACGCTTGCTGACACCGGACGACCGCGTGTTCGCCGACGCGCAACAGGTGCCTGCCAACCCCCAGGCAACACCCGCGAGCTGTGGCAGGCCTTCATCAAAGCCTGGAAATGGCGGCAAGGGCAGCTTGCCGATGGCCACTTCGAGCTGGCACTGGTAG
- the ercA gene encoding alcohol dehydrogenase-like regulatory protein ErcA, which produces MSQSFSPLRKFVSPEIIFGAGCRHNVANYAKTFGARKVLVVSDPGVIAAGWVADVEASLQAQGIDYCLYTDVSPNPRVEEVMLGAEIYRQNHCDVIVAVGGGSPMDCGKAIGIVVAHGRSILEFEGVDMIRVPSPPLILIPTTAGTSADVSQFVIISNQQERMKFSIVSKAVVPDVSLIDPQTTLSMDPFLSACTGIDALVHAIEAFVSTGHGPLTDPHALEAMRLINGNLVEMIANPTDIALREKIMLGSMQAGLAFSNAILGAVHAMSHSLGGFLDLPHGLCNAVLVEHVVAFNYSSAPERFKVIAEVFGIDCRGLNHRQICGRLVEHLIALKHAIGFHETLGLHGVRTADIPFLSQHAMDDPCILTNPRASSQRDVEVVYGEAL; this is translated from the coding sequence ATGAGCCAGAGTTTCAGCCCGCTTCGCAAGTTCGTATCGCCTGAAATCATCTTTGGTGCCGGTTGCCGGCACAATGTCGCCAATTACGCCAAGACCTTCGGTGCACGCAAGGTCCTGGTGGTCAGCGACCCCGGCGTGATCGCCGCCGGCTGGGTGGCGGATGTGGAGGCCAGCCTGCAGGCCCAGGGCATCGACTACTGCCTGTACACCGACGTGTCTCCCAACCCTCGAGTCGAAGAGGTAATGCTCGGCGCCGAGATCTACCGGCAGAACCACTGTGACGTTATCGTCGCCGTTGGCGGCGGTAGCCCGATGGATTGCGGCAAAGCCATCGGCATCGTGGTCGCCCACGGGCGCAGCATCCTCGAGTTCGAAGGCGTGGATATGATCCGCGTGCCCAGCCCGCCACTGATCCTGATCCCGACCACCGCCGGCACCTCGGCGGACGTGTCGCAGTTCGTGATCATTTCCAACCAGCAGGAGCGCATGAAGTTCTCCATCGTCAGCAAGGCGGTGGTGCCGGACGTGTCGCTGATCGACCCGCAAACCACCCTGAGCATGGACCCGTTCCTGTCGGCCTGCACCGGCATCGATGCGCTGGTGCATGCCATCGAGGCCTTCGTCTCCACCGGCCATGGCCCGCTGACCGATCCCCATGCGCTGGAAGCCATGCGCCTGATCAATGGCAACCTGGTGGAGATGATTGCAAACCCCACCGATATTGCCCTGCGCGAGAAGATCATGCTCGGCAGCATGCAGGCGGGGCTGGCGTTCTCCAATGCGATTCTGGGCGCGGTGCATGCCATGTCGCACAGCCTGGGCGGGTTCCTCGACTTGCCCCATGGCTTGTGCAACGCGGTGCTGGTGGAGCACGTGGTGGCGTTCAACTACAGTTCGGCACCCGAGCGTTTCAAAGTGATTGCCGAGGTATTCGGCATCGACTGCCGTGGCCTCAACCATCGGCAAATCTGCGGCCGCCTGGTGGAGCACCTGATTGCCCTGAAGCACGCCATCGGCTTCCATGAAACCCTGGGGCTGCATGGGGTGCGTACTGCCGATATTCCGTTCCTGTCGCAACATGCGATGGATGACCCGTGCATCCTCACCAACCCCCGTGCGTCGAGCCAGCGTGATGTTGAGGTGGTCTATGGCGAGGCCCTCTGA
- a CDS encoding 3'-5' exonuclease encodes MGQTAGAGNDALATPALDAVRVMTHHASKGLEWPVVILMDLARDVGERLWSVSAQSDSALDPNDPLRDRFIRYWPWPLGKQKNVPLADTIGKTPAAKACRDEAVEEAKRLLYVSMTRARDFLVIARSSRRLTGPWLDCVQAPWLTTEAGTHELQLKSGTTVRVEHRTLGAGSAPVIATATTNQLHWFASPDSVTPRLPLGVQPSATQASALAGAQETCRIGSRITLQGNPDMSAVGTAIHASLGLSFSDPERPISQDEVNRLLRGLDVLEHVDARQVLAQVTALHAWIASRWPHADAEAEYPVQQLLDAGQVLDGRIDLLLATPEGWVLIDHKSNPAPEAQWQRLAATHAGQLQAYAKAVEAASGKPVTEAWLFLPVAAGAVRVF; translated from the coding sequence GTGGGGCAAACCGCCGGCGCGGGCAATGATGCGCTGGCAACCCCGGCCCTGGATGCGGTCCGGGTGATGACTCACCACGCCAGTAAGGGCCTGGAGTGGCCCGTGGTCATCCTGATGGACCTGGCGCGGGACGTTGGCGAGCGGCTGTGGTCGGTTTCGGCGCAATCCGACAGTGCCCTGGACCCGAATGATCCATTGCGCGACCGCTTTATCCGTTACTGGCCGTGGCCACTGGGCAAGCAGAAAAACGTGCCGCTGGCGGACACCATCGGCAAAACCCCCGCTGCCAAGGCGTGCCGCGATGAGGCTGTCGAGGAAGCCAAGCGCCTGCTGTACGTGAGCATGACCCGCGCCCGTGATTTTCTGGTGATTGCTCGTTCCAGCAGGCGGTTGACTGGGCCGTGGCTAGATTGCGTCCAGGCTCCATGGCTGACGACCGAAGCAGGCACACATGAATTGCAGCTGAAAAGTGGAACAACCGTGCGCGTCGAGCATCGCACGCTTGGCGCCGGCAGTGCGCCAGTCATTGCAACAGCCACCACCAACCAGCTGCACTGGTTTGCGTCCCCCGACAGCGTTACACCTCGATTGCCACTTGGGGTGCAGCCTTCGGCCACCCAGGCCAGCGCGCTTGCTGGTGCACAGGAAACCTGCCGTATCGGTAGCCGCATCACCTTGCAAGGCAACCCGGACATGAGCGCAGTAGGCACTGCGATTCATGCCAGCCTTGGCCTGTCGTTCAGCGACCCGGAGCGCCCGATAAGCCAGGACGAGGTTAACCGATTGCTGCGGGGCCTGGACGTACTCGAACACGTCGATGCCCGCCAGGTACTGGCCCAGGTGACGGCCTTGCATGCCTGGATTGCAAGTCGCTGGCCCCACGCCGACGCGGAGGCTGAATACCCGGTACAACAACTGCTGGATGCCGGCCAGGTACTGGATGGCCGCATTGACCTGCTGTTGGCCACCCCAGAGGGTTGGGTGTTGATCGACCACAAGTCCAACCCGGCACCCGAGGCGCAATGGCAGCGGCTGGCGGCAACGCACGCGGGGCAGTTGCAGGCCTACGCCAAGGCTGTGGAGGCCGCATCAGGCAAGCCGGTGACAGAGGCCTGGCTGTTCTTGCCCGTAGCTGCCGGTGCCGTTCGCGTGTTCTGA
- a CDS encoding UvrD-helicase domain-containing protein produces MSMSDNPRITFISAGAGSGKTYRLTELLYQELTSQQVQPEGIIATTFTRKAAAELRERVRSHLLDKGQVGLASAMGQARIGTVNSLCGQLLEHFAFEAGMPPQQRVLEEEQAKVLLNQAVDSVLDGTRMEAFLAISRRLGLEVTLQQSDLPSDSWQDALRRLLDQLRSNDIDLERARDFAARNAQDLLAHFPSVTSSDLDAELLRTLPDVLALLQAANSKVKLTATYITLLKDFQRELQQGNARWSDWAKLAKTAPEAKLTPLVAGVTERVQRYAEHPRLHADLREYLDQIFNLAIDALQLYSRNKIELGVLDFADQEHALLRLLDNPAVIEVLEQELDLVMVDEFQDTSPMQLAIFLKLARIAKRVYWVGDIKQAIYGFRGSDCALMQAILGALPGMGGVKEVLPKSWRSRPELVELTNEVFTQAFSNSLSADEVRLTPTRQDPLGGPAFANWILDGSNAEQQTCALAEGIGQLLESRYQVFDKTTQQARDLQAGDITVLCYSHSNVAKVAAALAAAGLPCSTAQPGLLATPEATLALACLRRLNDPTDTLATAQIVSMTSAEEPESWVAERLHYLHAGHPQGQWREQTVDAHAAHPLVAELARLRADLPLLTPVEALQRLIAECDLARCVTGWSTTPAQAQKRLANLDALLELAQRYQDLCRNGLGAASISGLVLWWGKPPARAMMRWQPRPWMRSG; encoded by the coding sequence ATGAGCATGTCCGACAACCCGCGCATCACGTTCATCAGCGCTGGCGCTGGCAGCGGCAAGACCTATCGGCTCACGGAGCTTTTGTACCAGGAGCTGACCAGCCAACAGGTGCAGCCAGAGGGCATCATCGCCACCACGTTCACCCGCAAAGCCGCTGCCGAGCTGCGCGAGCGCGTGCGCAGCCACCTGCTCGACAAGGGGCAGGTCGGCCTGGCCAGCGCTATGGGCCAGGCACGCATCGGTACGGTAAACAGCCTGTGTGGCCAGTTGCTCGAGCACTTCGCCTTTGAAGCCGGCATGCCACCGCAACAGCGCGTGCTGGAAGAAGAGCAGGCGAAGGTGCTGCTCAACCAGGCCGTCGATAGCGTCCTTGACGGTACGCGCATGGAGGCGTTCCTTGCCATCAGTCGGCGCCTGGGGCTGGAGGTTACCCTGCAGCAGAGCGACCTTCCGAGTGACAGCTGGCAAGACGCACTACGCCGACTGCTGGATCAGCTGCGCAGCAATGACATTGACCTTGAGCGCGCGCGCGACTTCGCTGCGCGTAACGCCCAGGACCTGCTTGCGCACTTCCCCAGCGTGACCAGCAGCGATCTGGACGCTGAGCTGCTGCGCACCCTTCCCGATGTGCTTGCACTGCTGCAAGCCGCCAACAGCAAAGTCAAGCTGACAGCAACGTACATCACCTTGCTCAAGGACTTCCAGCGTGAGCTGCAGCAAGGCAATGCCCGCTGGAGCGACTGGGCAAAGCTGGCTAAAACGGCACCGGAAGCCAAGCTGACACCGTTGGTGGCCGGCGTGACCGAAAGGGTACAGCGCTATGCCGAGCACCCGCGCCTGCACGCCGATCTGAGGGAATACCTGGACCAGATATTCAACCTCGCCATCGATGCCTTGCAACTGTACAGCCGTAACAAGATCGAGCTGGGCGTGCTGGACTTCGCCGACCAGGAACATGCGTTGCTCAGATTGCTGGACAACCCCGCGGTCATCGAGGTGCTGGAGCAAGAACTGGACCTGGTCATGGTTGACGAGTTCCAGGACACCAGCCCTATGCAGTTGGCGATTTTCCTGAAGCTTGCCCGCATCGCCAAGCGGGTTTACTGGGTAGGCGATATCAAACAGGCGATCTACGGTTTTCGTGGCAGCGACTGCGCCTTGATGCAAGCCATCCTTGGCGCTTTGCCTGGCATGGGCGGGGTCAAAGAGGTATTGCCCAAATCCTGGCGCTCGCGCCCTGAGCTTGTCGAGTTGACCAACGAAGTGTTCACCCAGGCGTTCAGCAACAGCCTGTCCGCCGACGAGGTCCGGCTCACGCCTACTCGACAGGACCCGCTTGGCGGGCCCGCCTTTGCCAACTGGATACTCGATGGCAGCAATGCCGAGCAGCAGACCTGTGCACTTGCCGAAGGGATAGGGCAACTGCTCGAAAGCCGCTACCAGGTGTTCGACAAGACCACCCAGCAGGCCCGTGACCTGCAGGCTGGCGATATCACCGTGCTTTGCTACTCCCACAGCAATGTGGCCAAGGTAGCGGCGGCCCTGGCCGCCGCAGGCCTGCCCTGCTCCACCGCCCAGCCCGGGCTGCTGGCAACGCCAGAAGCGACACTGGCGCTGGCCTGCTTGCGCCGGTTGAATGACCCGACGGATACCCTGGCCACCGCCCAGATCGTCTCCATGACCAGCGCCGAAGAACCAGAAAGCTGGGTTGCAGAGCGCTTGCACTATCTGCACGCCGGGCACCCGCAAGGCCAATGGCGAGAACAAACAGTCGATGCGCATGCAGCACATCCGCTGGTCGCCGAACTGGCACGGCTACGTGCCGACCTGCCATTGCTGACGCCGGTCGAGGCGCTGCAGCGCTTGATCGCCGAATGCGACTTGGCCCGTTGCGTAACGGGCTGGTCGACCACGCCGGCACAGGCGCAGAAGCGCCTGGCCAACCTGGACGCGTTGCTTGAACTGGCGCAACGCTACCAAGACCTCTGTCGCAATGGGCTGGGGGCGGCATCGATTTCCGGGCTGGTGCTCTGGTGGGGCAAACCGCCGGCGCGGGCAATGATGCGCTGGCAACCCCGGCCCTGGATGCGGTCCGGGTGA